The Eleutherodactylus coqui strain aEleCoq1 chromosome 6, aEleCoq1.hap1, whole genome shotgun sequence genome window below encodes:
- the LOC136631661 gene encoding cathepsin S-like isoform X2 translates to MHFRAVHLLGLVAIMMPVDCSPDPSLDSHWYLWAKTHEKMYNNKVDELRRRVIWEDNLKFIMVHNLEHSLGLHSYELGMNHLGDMTSEEVLAAMTGLRHVDISMSNDTDLSENVLKSKVPESIDWRKQNCVTDVKDQGMCSCSWAFSSVGSLECQLKIRSGKLVSLSAQNLVDCSSSYGNSGCAGGFLVAAYRYIIDNGIESDSTYPYEGQDQTCHFSATKKATSVTSYKQVPFGDENEMKQVVSKVGPVSAAIDASRRSFYLYKKGVYYDPLCSSSQPNHAVLVVGYGAEDGVEYWLVKNSWGPSFGDEGYVKMARNHYNHCGIANYGSYPVV, encoded by the exons ATGCACTTCCGTGCGGTCCACCTTCTGGGCCTGGTGGCCATCATGATGCCTGTTGACTGCAGTCCCGACCCCAGTCTTGACAGCCACTGGTACCTCTGGGCTAAGACACATGAGAAAATGTACAACAACAAAGTAG ATGAGCTGAGAAGGCGTGTTATCTGGGAGGACAATCTGAAGTTCATCATGGTCCACAACCTGGAACACTCGTTAGGTCTTCACTCCTATGAGCTTGGGATGAACCATCTTGGAGACATG ACTAGTGAGGAGGTGTTGGCGGCAATGACTGGGCTCAGACATGTAGATATTTCCATGTCTAATGACACAGACTTGTCAGAGAATGTATTAAAGTCAAAGGTACCCGAGTCCATAGACTGGAGGAAACAGAACTGTGTGACAGATGTGAAAGATCAG GGTATGTGCAGTTGTAGTTGGGCTTTCAGCAGTGTGGGCTCCCTGGAGTGCCAGTTGAAAATACGAAGTGGTAAGTTGGTTTCCCTGAGTGCCCAGAACCTGGTGGACTGCTCAAGCTCGTATGGGAACAGCGGATGTGCTGGAGGCTTCCTTGTGGCAGCGTACAGATACATCATCGACAATGGCATAGAATCAGATAGTACCTACCCGTATGAAGGACAG GATCAGACGTGCCACTTCAGTGCCACAAAGAAGGCTACGAGTGTTACCAGCTACAAGCAAGTGCCATTCGGAGATGAGAATGAGATGAAACAAGTCGTGAGCAAAGTGGGTCCTGTGTCTGCTGCCATTGATGCCAGCCGCAGATCTTTTTACCTATACAAAAAAG GTGTGTACTACGACCCACTATGCTCCAGCTCGCAGCCAAACCATGCCGTACTTGTCGTTGGATATGGCGCTGAAGATGGAGTAGAGTATTGGCTTGTTAAAAACAG CTGGGGCCCATCATTCGGAGATGAAGGCTACGTAAAAATGGCAAGAAACCATTACAACCACTGTGGGATTGCAAACTACGGCTCCTATCCAGTTGTCTGA
- the LOC136631661 gene encoding cathepsin S-like isoform X1, producing the protein MRVSYVKNKAMHFRAVHLLGLVAIMMPVDCSPDPSLDSHWYLWAKTHEKMYNNKVDELRRRVIWEDNLKFIMVHNLEHSLGLHSYELGMNHLGDMTSEEVLAAMTGLRHVDISMSNDTDLSENVLKSKVPESIDWRKQNCVTDVKDQGMCSCSWAFSSVGSLECQLKIRSGKLVSLSAQNLVDCSSSYGNSGCAGGFLVAAYRYIIDNGIESDSTYPYEGQDQTCHFSATKKATSVTSYKQVPFGDENEMKQVVSKVGPVSAAIDASRRSFYLYKKGVYYDPLCSSSQPNHAVLVVGYGAEDGVEYWLVKNSWGPSFGDEGYVKMARNHYNHCGIANYGSYPVV; encoded by the exons ATGAGAGTCTCTTATGTAAAGAAT AAAGCCATGCACTTCCGTGCGGTCCACCTTCTGGGCCTGGTGGCCATCATGATGCCTGTTGACTGCAGTCCCGACCCCAGTCTTGACAGCCACTGGTACCTCTGGGCTAAGACACATGAGAAAATGTACAACAACAAAGTAG ATGAGCTGAGAAGGCGTGTTATCTGGGAGGACAATCTGAAGTTCATCATGGTCCACAACCTGGAACACTCGTTAGGTCTTCACTCCTATGAGCTTGGGATGAACCATCTTGGAGACATG ACTAGTGAGGAGGTGTTGGCGGCAATGACTGGGCTCAGACATGTAGATATTTCCATGTCTAATGACACAGACTTGTCAGAGAATGTATTAAAGTCAAAGGTACCCGAGTCCATAGACTGGAGGAAACAGAACTGTGTGACAGATGTGAAAGATCAG GGTATGTGCAGTTGTAGTTGGGCTTTCAGCAGTGTGGGCTCCCTGGAGTGCCAGTTGAAAATACGAAGTGGTAAGTTGGTTTCCCTGAGTGCCCAGAACCTGGTGGACTGCTCAAGCTCGTATGGGAACAGCGGATGTGCTGGAGGCTTCCTTGTGGCAGCGTACAGATACATCATCGACAATGGCATAGAATCAGATAGTACCTACCCGTATGAAGGACAG GATCAGACGTGCCACTTCAGTGCCACAAAGAAGGCTACGAGTGTTACCAGCTACAAGCAAGTGCCATTCGGAGATGAGAATGAGATGAAACAAGTCGTGAGCAAAGTGGGTCCTGTGTCTGCTGCCATTGATGCCAGCCGCAGATCTTTTTACCTATACAAAAAAG GTGTGTACTACGACCCACTATGCTCCAGCTCGCAGCCAAACCATGCCGTACTTGTCGTTGGATATGGCGCTGAAGATGGAGTAGAGTATTGGCTTGTTAAAAACAG CTGGGGCCCATCATTCGGAGATGAAGGCTACGTAAAAATGGCAAGAAACCATTACAACCACTGTGGGATTGCAAACTACGGCTCCTATCCAGTTGTCTGA
- the LOC136631661 gene encoding cathepsin S-like isoform X3, with protein sequence MRVSYVKNKAMHFRAVHLLGLVAIMMPVDCSPDPSLDSHWYLWAKTHEKMYNNKVDELRRRVIWEDNLKFIMVHNLEHSLGLHSYELGMNHLGDMTSEEVLAAMTGLRHVDISMSNDTDLSENVLKSKVPESIDWRKQNCVTDVKDQGMCSCSWAFSSVGSLECQLKIRSGKLVSLSAQNLVDCSSSYGNSGCAGGFLVAAYRYIIDNGIESDSTYPYEGQDQTCHFSATKKATSVTSYKQVPFGDENEMKQVVSKVGPVSAAIDASRRSFYLYKKVYRHSLVLQVPNKDELQQQT encoded by the exons ATGAGAGTCTCTTATGTAAAGAAT AAAGCCATGCACTTCCGTGCGGTCCACCTTCTGGGCCTGGTGGCCATCATGATGCCTGTTGACTGCAGTCCCGACCCCAGTCTTGACAGCCACTGGTACCTCTGGGCTAAGACACATGAGAAAATGTACAACAACAAAGTAG ATGAGCTGAGAAGGCGTGTTATCTGGGAGGACAATCTGAAGTTCATCATGGTCCACAACCTGGAACACTCGTTAGGTCTTCACTCCTATGAGCTTGGGATGAACCATCTTGGAGACATG ACTAGTGAGGAGGTGTTGGCGGCAATGACTGGGCTCAGACATGTAGATATTTCCATGTCTAATGACACAGACTTGTCAGAGAATGTATTAAAGTCAAAGGTACCCGAGTCCATAGACTGGAGGAAACAGAACTGTGTGACAGATGTGAAAGATCAG GGTATGTGCAGTTGTAGTTGGGCTTTCAGCAGTGTGGGCTCCCTGGAGTGCCAGTTGAAAATACGAAGTGGTAAGTTGGTTTCCCTGAGTGCCCAGAACCTGGTGGACTGCTCAAGCTCGTATGGGAACAGCGGATGTGCTGGAGGCTTCCTTGTGGCAGCGTACAGATACATCATCGACAATGGCATAGAATCAGATAGTACCTACCCGTATGAAGGACAG GATCAGACGTGCCACTTCAGTGCCACAAAGAAGGCTACGAGTGTTACCAGCTACAAGCAAGTGCCATTCGGAGATGAGAATGAGATGAAACAAGTCGTGAGCAAAGTGGGTCCTGTGTCTGCTGCCATTGATGCCAGCCGCAGATCTTTTTACCTATACAAAAAAG TCTACAGGCATtctctggtattgcaggtacCCAACAAGGATGAGCTGCAACAGCAGACCTAA